In Canis lupus familiaris isolate Mischka breed German Shepherd chromosome 5, alternate assembly UU_Cfam_GSD_1.0, whole genome shotgun sequence, a genomic segment contains:
- the C5H11orf71 gene encoding uncharacterized protein C11orf71 homolog, translating to MAVNFVSLWAGDQRSRVASRAPPGDLSPSAAALALVSGDGLLVAAPEARLPGRVPRQAGRPSVRPESPTRPIKGRDPDGRARSRQTRGAPYAIPAVKPAPLRPLLRRRPLAARLPA from the coding sequence ATGGCCGTGAACTTCGTGTCCCTGTGGGCCGGCGACCAAAGGAGCAGGGTGGCCTCCCGCGCGCCCCCGGGCGACCTCAGCCCGTCCGCCGCGGCGCTGGCGCTGGTCTCCGGAGACGGCCTCCTGGTCGCCGCGCCCGAGGCGAGGCTCCCGGGGCGCGTTCCTCGGCAGGCGGGGCGGCCGAGCGTGCGCCCCGAGAGCCCGACGCGCCCTATAAAGGGTCGGGACCCTGACGGGCGGGCCCGGAGCCGCCAGACCCGAGGCGCGCCGTACGCGATCCCGGCCGTGAAGCCGGCCCCGCTGCGGCCCTTGCTGCGGCGCCGCCCGCTCGCGGCCCGCCTCCCGGCCTGA